In one Echinicola marina genomic region, the following are encoded:
- a CDS encoding galactokinase has protein sequence MNPKIIASKFTELFDKEAIVVKSPGRINLIGEHTDYNEGFVLPAAIDKEIVIAVAKNDSRECHLFSYDFQESLSFDLDDFERMQGGWGNYVMGVVAQLQQAGYELEGFDLVFGGDVPVGAGLSSSAAVENGVCLALSELFGLNLERMDMLKFAQKAEHEFAGVQCGIMDQFASMMGKDNHAIRLDCRSLEYSYFPIDLGDYQIILCDTQVKHSLADSAYNDRRRECQEGVEAVQKHHAEVNSLRDVSLDMLDEAKEDMSELVYTRSKYVIEENERLLKGCELLEKGDIKGFGQQMYGSHDGLSKMYEVSCKELDFLAGFSKSSKSVAGARMMGGGFGGCTINLVEKSEKEVFEKEIATAYQEAFGKELKIYEVNVTDGTRVVANA, from the coding sequence ATGAACCCTAAAATCATTGCGTCAAAGTTCACTGAACTTTTTGACAAGGAAGCTATTGTCGTAAAATCTCCGGGAAGGATCAATCTGATCGGAGAACATACAGATTATAACGAGGGATTTGTATTGCCTGCGGCCATCGACAAGGAGATTGTCATTGCAGTGGCGAAGAACGATTCCAGAGAGTGCCATTTGTTTTCTTATGATTTCCAGGAGTCATTGAGCTTCGATTTGGATGATTTTGAACGAATGCAAGGTGGCTGGGGCAACTATGTGATGGGTGTTGTGGCCCAGTTACAACAAGCTGGATATGAACTGGAGGGTTTTGACTTGGTGTTTGGTGGGGATGTTCCGGTAGGTGCCGGTCTGTCTTCATCTGCAGCAGTAGAAAATGGTGTCTGCCTTGCCCTTTCAGAACTATTTGGTTTGAACCTGGAACGCATGGACATGTTGAAGTTTGCCCAGAAGGCAGAGCATGAATTTGCTGGTGTTCAATGTGGTATAATGGATCAGTTTGCTTCTATGATGGGCAAGGATAACCATGCTATCCGCTTGGATTGTAGGTCATTAGAGTACAGTTATTTTCCAATCGACTTAGGCGATTATCAAATCATCCTTTGCGATACCCAAGTAAAACATTCGCTAGCAGATTCAGCCTATAATGATCGTAGAAGAGAATGTCAGGAAGGTGTTGAGGCTGTGCAAAAGCACCATGCAGAGGTGAATAGCTTGCGAGATGTGAGTTTGGATATGCTTGATGAAGCCAAGGAAGATATGAGTGAGCTGGTATATACGCGCAGTAAATATGTTATTGAGGAGAATGAGCGCTTGCTGAAAGGTTGCGAGCTGTTGGAGAAGGGGGATATCAAAGGTTTTGGCCAGCAAATGTATGGTTCCCATGATGGACTTTCCAAAATGTATGAGGTAAGCTGTAAGGAATTAGATTTTCTGGCAGGCTTTTCAAAATCAAGTAAAAGTGTGGCTGGTGCCAGAATGATGGGAGGTGGTTTTGGAGGCTGTACCATTAATTTGGTAGAGAAGTCTGAGAAGGAGGTTTTTGAGAAAGAGATAGCTACAGCTTATCAGGAGGCTTTTGGCAAAGAATTGAAAATCTACGAGGTCAATGTTACTGATGGAACCCGTGTAGTGGCTAATGCCTAA
- the cysS gene encoding cysteine--tRNA ligase: MISKELKIYNTLSRKKELFEPIKPPFVGMYVCGPTVYGDAHLGHSRPAVTFDTVYRYLSHLGYKVRYVRNITDVGHLQGDADDGEDKIAKKAKLEQLEPMEVAQHYTDTYHRDMDLLNTNKPNIEPRATGHIPEQIKLVQDILDAGFAYEVNGSVYFDVVKYNAEKPYGKLSGRVVEELMSGSRELDGQDEKRNPIDFALWKNASPEHLMKWESPWGLGFPGWHLECTAMSSKYLGNQFDIHGGGMDLMFPHHECEIAQGNAGHGSDPARYWMHNNMITINGQKMGKSLGNFITLQELFSGKHELLEQAYSPMTIRYFILTAHYRSTLDFSNDALQAAQKGYKKIINGLRIAKSLVYQTEEGGQLDEKQIDQVKKSIENAYRAMNDDFNTAQAIGHLFNLLKKINSLYTGQLKAASLGKEVFNELIKTFTVFVVDILGLVEEKSDKQQELLEILLKVYQEAKLAKNYDKVDEIRNSLKAIGVVVKDMKDKVDWAYEE; the protein is encoded by the coding sequence ATGATTTCAAAAGAACTTAAGATATATAATACGCTTTCCCGAAAAAAAGAACTTTTTGAACCTATAAAGCCTCCATTTGTAGGAATGTATGTGTGTGGTCCTACTGTTTATGGAGATGCACACCTTGGCCATTCTAGACCTGCAGTAACTTTCGATACGGTGTATAGGTATTTAAGCCATTTGGGGTATAAAGTACGCTATGTCCGTAATATTACTGATGTGGGACATTTGCAAGGAGATGCCGATGATGGTGAAGATAAAATTGCAAAAAAAGCAAAGTTGGAACAGTTGGAGCCAATGGAAGTGGCGCAGCATTATACGGATACCTACCATAGAGACATGGATCTGCTGAATACCAACAAACCGAATATTGAACCGAGGGCTACTGGTCATATCCCTGAACAAATTAAGCTGGTACAGGATATTTTAGATGCTGGCTTTGCTTATGAGGTTAATGGTAGTGTGTATTTTGATGTGGTTAAATACAATGCTGAAAAGCCTTATGGTAAACTTTCAGGTAGAGTGGTGGAAGAGTTGATGAGTGGAAGCAGGGAGCTGGACGGTCAGGATGAAAAGCGGAATCCTATAGACTTTGCATTGTGGAAAAACGCCTCTCCTGAGCATTTGATGAAATGGGAATCACCTTGGGGGTTGGGCTTTCCTGGTTGGCATTTGGAGTGTACGGCCATGAGCTCCAAGTACCTTGGAAACCAATTTGACATTCACGGTGGAGGGATGGATTTGATGTTCCCACATCATGAATGCGAGATCGCACAGGGCAATGCCGGACATGGATCAGATCCGGCGAGGTATTGGATGCACAATAATATGATTACCATCAATGGTCAAAAAATGGGCAAGTCTTTGGGGAATTTTATTACCCTTCAGGAGCTGTTCTCTGGTAAGCATGAGTTATTGGAACAGGCTTATAGTCCCATGACCATTAGGTATTTTATATTAACGGCCCATTACAGGTCTACCCTGGATTTCTCCAATGATGCCCTTCAGGCAGCTCAAAAAGGCTATAAGAAGATCATCAATGGGTTGAGAATTGCAAAAAGTTTGGTATATCAAACAGAGGAGGGGGGACAATTAGATGAAAAACAGATCGATCAGGTAAAGAAAAGTATAGAAAATGCTTATAGGGCCATGAATGATGATTTCAATACAGCCCAAGCCATTGGCCACCTGTTTAATTTATTGAAAAAAATCAATAGCCTTTATACTGGGCAATTAAAAGCTGCTAGTTTAGGGAAGGAGGTTTTCAATGAGCTGATCAAAACTTTCACAGTTTTTGTGGTGGATATTTTAGGTTTGGTGGAAGAGAAATCAGATAAGCAACAGGAGTTATTGGAAATACTCTTGAAAGTTTATCAAGAAGCCAAATTGGCCAAGAACTATGATAAGGTGGATGAGATCAGGAATTCCTTAAAGGCAATTGGTGTCGTGGTAAAAGATATGAAAGATAAAGTAGACTGGGCATATGAAGAATAA
- a CDS encoding M28 family peptidase, protein MKNNWIWVLSLVLTFSACGDGKVEEASESPTVSMATKAVPEFNADSAFQYIQKQVDFGPRVPNTEEHKKAGAWLEKKMASFGLDVNTQEFTAEAYDGKKLELTNIIASFRPEAKKRVLLAAHWDTRRVADKDTERINEPIDGANDGGSGVGVLLEIARVISSDSLKPHVGIDFILFDGEDDGKPESAKGGTDDARWWCLGSQHWARNPHERGYSAYYGILVDMVGAKGARFYKEGVSLQYAKGIVDKVWSYAHQIGHSDFFQMRGSHAITDDHIPVNEVAKIPMIDIIDYSPDFGFGRYHHKHSDNMDVIDKRTLKAVGETVLFTIYQE, encoded by the coding sequence ATGAAGAATAATTGGATTTGGGTTCTCTCTTTAGTATTGACCTTTTCGGCCTGTGGAGATGGAAAAGTGGAGGAAGCCAGCGAATCTCCAACAGTAAGTATGGCAACGAAGGCGGTGCCAGAATTTAATGCAGATTCGGCCTTTCAATATATTCAAAAACAAGTGGATTTTGGTCCTAGGGTTCCCAATACGGAAGAGCATAAAAAAGCGGGGGCTTGGCTTGAGAAGAAAATGGCTTCTTTTGGTTTGGATGTCAATACACAAGAATTTACCGCAGAAGCCTATGATGGCAAAAAGCTGGAGTTGACCAATATTATTGCCTCTTTTCGGCCGGAAGCTAAAAAGCGGGTTTTATTGGCGGCACATTGGGATACCAGAAGGGTGGCTGATAAGGACACCGAAAGAATAAATGAACCTATAGACGGCGCCAATGATGGTGGTAGTGGAGTAGGCGTTTTATTGGAAATTGCGCGTGTAATTTCTTCTGATAGCCTTAAGCCTCATGTGGGGATTGATTTTATCCTCTTTGATGGTGAGGATGATGGGAAGCCAGAGTCGGCCAAAGGAGGTACAGATGATGCTAGATGGTGGTGTTTGGGCTCACAGCATTGGGCAAGAAATCCTCATGAAAGGGGGTATTCTGCTTATTATGGTATATTAGTGGACATGGTAGGCGCCAAAGGAGCTAGATTTTATAAAGAAGGTGTTTCTTTGCAGTATGCCAAAGGGATCGTAGATAAGGTCTGGTCCTACGCGCACCAGATAGGCCACAGCGACTTTTTCCAGATGAGAGGGTCTCATGCGATTACCGATGATCATATTCCTGTAAACGAGGTGGCCAAGATTCCAATGATTGATATCATTGATTATTCACCTGATTTTGGTTTTGGTAGGTATCACCATAAGCATTCAGATAATATGGATGTGATAGACAAGCGGACGTTGAAGGCTGTGGGCGAAACAGTATTATTTACCATTTATCAAGAATAG
- a CDS encoding ribosome maturation factor RimP: protein MSIKQTIEEIVNKHLPDESHFVVDVSISENGPKKKVSILIDADQGLNIDTCALLSRAVGEEIEAKELLEGAYVLEVSSPGLDYPLSGKRQYQKNIGRKLQVSLEEGNKVEGKLLAVDATSITLLVKQKEKGKKAIEVEQNIALEQIKKSIVLVSFK, encoded by the coding sequence ATGAGTATAAAGCAGACCATCGAGGAAATTGTCAACAAGCATTTACCCGATGAATCGCATTTTGTGGTGGATGTATCCATAAGTGAAAACGGCCCAAAAAAAAAGGTAAGTATTTTAATTGATGCAGACCAGGGCTTAAATATAGATACATGTGCCCTGCTCAGCAGAGCTGTAGGAGAAGAAATAGAAGCCAAAGAACTTTTGGAAGGTGCTTATGTTTTGGAAGTATCCTCCCCGGGTCTTGACTACCCGCTTTCAGGAAAAAGGCAATACCAAAAAAATATAGGCAGGAAACTGCAAGTCTCCTTAGAAGAAGGCAATAAAGTGGAAGGTAAGCTTCTAGCAGTAGATGCTACATCAATCACCCTGCTGGTGAAGCAAAAGGAAAAAGGCAAAAAAGCTATTGAGGTGGAGCAAAACATCGCCTTGGAGCAAATTAAGAAATCAATTGTATTAGTCTCTTTTAAATAA
- the nusA gene encoding transcription termination factor NusA → MDAKVLIESFAEFARSKNVDRPTMIRILEDVFRAMIRKKYETDENFDVIINADKGDLEIWRIREIVDDNSEDIWDHDKISFTEARKIEPDFEIGEETYERIELEDFGRRAVMMARQTLIQKIKDLEKDLLFQQYEELVGEIITAEVYQILGREMLLMDSEGNELILPKGEQIPKDRFRKGDAVRSIVHKVEMVNGNPRIILSRTSPIFLERLFENEVPEVYDGLITIKKIVREPGERAKVAVESYDDRIDPVGACVGMKGSRIHAVVRELQNENIDVINYTDNLELYVSRALSPAKVSSIQANEEEKRLSVFLKPDQVSLAIGKGGYNIRLASRLVGYEIDVFRELSDYEEEEDVDLTEFSDEIEGWIIEELKKTGLDTAKSVLALTKEDLTRRTELEEETIEEIFRILKQEFEQ, encoded by the coding sequence ATGGATGCTAAAGTTCTTATAGAATCGTTTGCAGAATTTGCAAGATCAAAAAATGTGGATCGCCCTACCATGATCCGCATCTTAGAAGATGTGTTTAGAGCAATGATTCGTAAAAAGTACGAAACAGATGAGAATTTTGATGTGATCATCAATGCAGACAAAGGTGACTTGGAGATCTGGAGGATCCGTGAGATTGTTGACGACAACTCAGAAGACATCTGGGATCACGATAAAATCAGCTTTACCGAGGCCCGTAAAATTGAACCTGATTTTGAGATCGGTGAAGAGACTTATGAAAGAATTGAGTTAGAAGACTTTGGCAGAAGGGCTGTAATGATGGCCAGACAGACTTTGATCCAAAAGATCAAGGATTTAGAAAAAGACTTGCTTTTCCAACAATATGAAGAGCTAGTAGGCGAAATCATAACCGCAGAAGTATACCAGATTTTGGGAAGAGAGATGCTTTTGATGGACAGTGAAGGCAACGAGCTGATCCTTCCAAAAGGGGAACAAATCCCTAAGGACCGCTTCCGCAAAGGAGATGCTGTAAGATCCATCGTCCACAAAGTGGAAATGGTTAACGGCAATCCTAGAATCATCCTTTCAAGAACCTCCCCAATTTTCTTGGAGAGATTGTTTGAAAATGAAGTACCTGAAGTATATGATGGTCTAATCACCATCAAAAAAATAGTAAGAGAGCCAGGCGAAAGAGCAAAAGTAGCCGTGGAATCTTATGATGACCGTATCGATCCAGTAGGTGCTTGTGTAGGTATGAAAGGTAGCAGGATCCATGCAGTAGTTCGTGAATTACAGAATGAGAATATCGATGTAATCAATTATACCGATAATTTGGAGCTTTATGTATCCCGTGCACTTAGCCCGGCCAAGGTAAGTTCTATCCAAGCAAACGAAGAAGAAAAGCGACTTTCTGTATTTTTAAAGCCTGATCAAGTATCTTTGGCAATTGGTAAAGGAGGATACAATATCCGTCTTGCCAGCCGTTTGGTGGGCTATGAAATTGATGTCTTCCGCGAACTTTCTGATTATGAGGAAGAAGAAGATGTCGATCTAACCGAATTTTCTGACGAAATTGAAGGTTGGATTATAGAGGAGTTGAAAAAAACAGGTCTAGATACTGCCAAGAGTGTATTGGCATTAACTAAGGAAGACCTAACCAGAAGAACTGAACTCGAGGAAGAAACCATCGAAGAGATCTTCAGAATTTTAAAACAGGAATTTGAACAGTAA
- a CDS encoding LacI family DNA-binding transcriptional regulator has product MKKGQVTIRDIALKLKISISTVSRALRNSPEIKLETRQKVMAMAEELNYTPNVVAQSLRVNRTKTLGIVVPQLASHFFASNISGIQDTAYKRGYNVMICQSNENFEQEKSDIRTLISTRVDGLLISLSRETESYEHLQNLIDREIPFVLFDRITEGFPVSTVTVDDTLGAYKVTKHLLEQGCQRIAFISGPEGMYICKKRMAGYVQALTESGKSIEKDLIVYSDLTEETNKRLTGQLLNLKERPDAIFAINDPVAIDVMKYLKSKNINIPQDIALVGFTNMPISDALEPSLSTVDQPAYEMGKIAATNLLDQLTDPASFEPMDLVLDTELVVRSSSQK; this is encoded by the coding sequence ATGAAAAAGGGACAAGTTACCATTAGGGACATAGCCTTAAAGCTTAAAATCAGTATTTCCACGGTTTCTCGAGCATTGCGCAATTCACCAGAAATAAAACTGGAAACCCGGCAAAAGGTCATGGCCATGGCTGAAGAGCTCAATTATACCCCTAATGTGGTAGCGCAGAGCCTTAGGGTAAACCGGACAAAGACTTTAGGGATTGTGGTGCCGCAGTTAGCCTCCCATTTTTTTGCCTCCAATATCAGTGGTATTCAGGATACCGCTTACAAAAGAGGCTATAATGTAATGATCTGTCAGTCGAATGAAAATTTCGAGCAGGAAAAGTCCGATATCAGAACTTTGATTTCCACAAGAGTAGATGGTCTTTTGATCTCTCTATCTAGGGAGACAGAAAGTTATGAGCACCTTCAAAATCTAATCGACAGAGAAATTCCCTTTGTACTTTTTGATAGGATTACAGAAGGTTTTCCGGTGTCTACTGTAACAGTGGATGATACTTTAGGAGCTTATAAAGTCACCAAGCATTTATTGGAACAGGGTTGTCAGCGCATAGCATTTATTTCTGGTCCTGAAGGTATGTATATCTGTAAAAAGCGGATGGCAGGCTATGTGCAGGCTTTGACAGAGAGTGGTAAAAGCATAGAGAAGGATTTGATCGTTTACAGTGATCTTACAGAAGAAACGAATAAGCGGCTTACAGGACAATTATTGAATCTGAAGGAAAGACCAGACGCCATTTTTGCCATCAATGATCCAGTGGCCATAGATGTGATGAAGTACCTGAAAAGCAAAAATATTAATATCCCCCAGGATATTGCACTGGTTGGTTTTACCAATATGCCGATTTCTGATGCTTTGGAGCCTTCTTTAAGTACAGTAGACCAGCCCGCTTATGAGATGGGGAAGATTGCTGCTACTAATTTGTTGGATCAGTTGACGGATCCAGCATCATTTGAGCCAATGGATCTTGTCTTAGACACAGAGTTAGTTGTTAGAAGCTCTTCTCAAAAGTAA
- a CDS encoding aldose epimerase family protein has product MNSIKTEKTLFGQTSSGKEIWLFTLSNKNGMKASITNYGVTLTHLIVPDRNGKDTDVVLGFDTFEGYQSEGYMKAYSYMGATVGRVCNRIDGGKFKLRGENYEVDNSKGGHHLHGGKEGFDKKIWTAEEIPSGVKFSYLSPDGEENYPGNLKVEVTFTLGDDNRLLISYAAETDKATVVNLTNHSYFNLSGDFSKTILEHDLKVNAPFYVSVREGSIPTGEILSVKNTPFDFLKTRKVKEGVFSDHPQTLIGNGLDQTVVFDKEQPSLELSEQGSGIKLELESSEPGIQLYTANYFDGTVKGKGVYYPQYGGIALETQHFPDSPNHAHFPSVELQPGEKFASYTSLKFSVIK; this is encoded by the coding sequence ATGAATTCAATTAAAACAGAAAAGACCTTGTTTGGTCAAACTTCCTCAGGTAAAGAAATATGGTTATTTACCCTGAGCAACAAAAATGGAATGAAAGCAAGTATCACCAATTATGGGGTGACACTTACCCATCTAATCGTTCCAGATCGTAATGGTAAGGATACGGATGTTGTTTTGGGCTTTGATACATTTGAAGGATATCAAAGCGAAGGGTATATGAAGGCCTATTCTTATATGGGAGCTACAGTAGGGAGAGTTTGTAACAGGATAGATGGAGGGAAGTTTAAGTTGAGGGGGGAAAACTACGAGGTGGATAACTCTAAGGGAGGCCATCACCTGCATGGGGGAAAGGAAGGGTTTGACAAGAAAATTTGGACTGCAGAGGAAATTCCAAGTGGTGTAAAGTTCTCTTATTTGAGTCCTGATGGAGAAGAAAATTATCCCGGTAATTTAAAGGTAGAGGTGACTTTTACCTTAGGTGATGATAACAGACTTCTGATCAGTTATGCCGCTGAAACGGATAAAGCTACAGTCGTTAATCTTACCAATCACAGTTATTTTAATTTGTCTGGGGATTTTTCAAAGACCATATTGGAGCATGATCTGAAAGTCAATGCGCCTTTTTATGTTTCAGTCAGGGAAGGCAGTATTCCAACGGGAGAGATTTTGTCTGTAAAAAATACTCCATTTGATTTTCTCAAAACAAGAAAAGTAAAAGAAGGAGTGTTTTCAGATCATCCACAAACACTTATTGGAAATGGGCTGGATCAGACTGTGGTTTTTGATAAAGAACAGCCCAGCTTGGAGCTTTCTGAGCAAGGCTCAGGAATTAAATTGGAACTGGAGAGTTCAGAGCCGGGGATTCAGCTTTATACCGCCAACTATTTTGATGGCACGGTAAAAGGAAAGGGAGTGTATTATCCTCAATATGGGGGGATTGCTCTAGAAACTCAACATTTCCCGGATTCTCCCAATCACGCACACTTTCCAAGTGTGGAATTGCAGCCTGGGGAGAAATTTGCCAGTTACACTTCCCTAAAGTTTTCAGTAATAAAATAA
- a CDS encoding UDP-glucose--hexose-1-phosphate uridylyltransferase yields the protein MSDFNFEDHSHRRYNPFTGDWLQVSPHRGKRPWQGQEESTAEDQKLSYDESCYLCPTNTRVNGEQNPNYKGSFVFQNDFGALTADIPEGEMSEGEFFKAKSEKGICKVICFSPRHDLTIPELDVDAITKVVELWKKEYEELGEKDFINYVQIFENKGSVMGCSNPHPHGQIWAQESIPVEPSKKQHKFAEYYGKYGKSMVVDYIQEELKKGERILFENEYFVGMVPFWAVWPFEAMIAPKSHIASLAEMNASQREALADAYRQLTIMYDNVFKVSFPYSAGIHQAPTDGKEHPEWDLHMVFYPPLLRSATVKKFMVGYEMLANPQRDITAESAVKILKSQPKEHYKLS from the coding sequence ATGTCTGATTTTAATTTTGAAGACCACAGTCACAGAAGATATAATCCATTTACTGGAGATTGGCTACAGGTTTCACCACACCGAGGAAAACGCCCTTGGCAGGGGCAGGAGGAGAGTACCGCTGAAGACCAGAAATTAAGTTATGATGAGAGCTGTTACCTTTGTCCTACCAATACCAGGGTGAATGGAGAACAAAACCCTAACTATAAGGGTAGCTTTGTTTTTCAGAATGATTTTGGTGCTTTGACGGCTGATATACCTGAGGGAGAAATGTCCGAAGGAGAGTTCTTTAAGGCCAAAAGTGAGAAAGGGATTTGTAAAGTAATTTGTTTTTCCCCTCGCCATGACTTGACCATTCCTGAATTGGATGTGGATGCCATTACCAAAGTGGTAGAACTTTGGAAAAAGGAGTATGAGGAGCTAGGAGAAAAGGACTTTATCAATTATGTGCAGATTTTTGAAAATAAAGGTTCTGTGATGGGCTGCTCCAATCCTCACCCACATGGTCAGATTTGGGCTCAGGAATCAATACCAGTCGAACCATCTAAAAAGCAGCATAAATTTGCCGAGTATTATGGGAAATACGGCAAGAGTATGGTCGTAGATTATATTCAGGAAGAACTGAAAAAGGGTGAACGTATTCTTTTTGAAAATGAATATTTTGTGGGAATGGTGCCATTCTGGGCGGTTTGGCCCTTTGAAGCGATGATTGCACCAAAATCCCATATTGCCTCTTTGGCAGAGATGAATGCTTCCCAAAGAGAAGCGTTGGCAGATGCTTATAGGCAATTGACCATCATGTATGATAATGTATTTAAGGTGTCTTTCCCTTATTCTGCTGGAATCCATCAAGCACCAACCGATGGTAAAGAGCATCCAGAATGGGATTTACATATGGTTTTCTATCCACCTTTATTGCGTTCAGCGACCGTAAAGAAATTTATGGTGGGCTATGAAATGCTGGCTAATCCTCAGAGAGATATCACGGCAGAATCAGCAGTGAAAATCTTGAAGAGCCAGCCTAAGGAGCATTATAAGTTAAGTTAA